A window of Diospyros lotus cultivar Yz01 chromosome 14, ASM1463336v1, whole genome shotgun sequence contains these coding sequences:
- the LOC127790693 gene encoding glyoxylase I 4-like, which produces MEEDMANPLHLSSLNHISLVCKSVERSIDFYRNVLGFAPVRRPGSFNFDGAWLFGYGIGVHLLQSEDPNKMPTKKTEINPKDSHISFQCESMATVEKKLVEMEIEYVRQRVEEAGIYMDQLFFHDPDGFMIEICNCNNLPIVPLAGETARSCSPVNLQKMQNQQPIQVVRP; this is translated from the exons ATGGAGGAGGACATGGCAAACCCCCTTCATTTGAGTTCTCTGAATCACATCTCACTTGTTTGTAAGTCTGTGGAGAGATCAATTGATTTTTACAGGAATGTTCTAGGGTTCGCTCCAGTGAGGAGGCCTGGCTCATTTAACTTTGATGGAGCTTG GCTTTTCGGTTATGGAATTGGAGTACATCTACTGCAGTCAGAAGATCCAAACAAAATGCCAACCAAGAAAACTGAAATCAATCCCAAGGATAGTCACATTTCTTTCCAg TGTGAGAGCATGGCAACAGTTGAGAAGAAGCTGGTGGAAATGGAAATCGAGTACGTGAGGCAGCGGGTAGAGGAAGCTGGAATTTACATGGATCAACTCTTCTTCCATGACCCGGATGGCTTCATGATCGAGATATGCAACTGCAACAACCTGCCGATCGTGCCGCTCGCCGGAGAAACGGCCCGGTCGTGCTCGCCGGTGAACCTTCAGAAGATGCAGAACCAGCAGCCGATACAAGTTGTCCGACCATAg
- the LOC127790548 gene encoding uncharacterized protein LOC127790548 — MKKTTSPLAPGKLATNDQEAGSRSSGRRAVGAAAAALKKKGSESEAPAAAKKLESKESMDINESAEAFINKFKQQLLLQRLQSIENYEQMLARST; from the coding sequence ATGAAGAAGACAACATCGCCTCTGGCTCCGGGCAAGTTGGCGACGAACGACCAAGAAGCTGGATCCAGATCATCAGGGAGGCGTGCCGTTGGCGCCGCCGCTGCTGCTTTGAAGAAGAAGGGGTCGGAATCGGAGGCACCGGCGGCGGCAAAGAAGCTGGAGAGCAAAGAATCGATGGACATAAACGAAAGCGCTGAGGCGTTCATCAACAAGTTCAAGCAGCAGCTGCTCCTGCAGCGCCTGCAGTCCATTGAGAATTACGAGCAAATGCTGGCCAGAAGCACATag